ACGGGCTGTTGTCCCGCACGCGGCTGGCGCAGCACGCGCCGGAGCGGCTGGCGCGGTTGACGGAGAGCGCCGCGCAACCGGCCGTGGCAAAGAGCGTGAACACCGCCGCGCCGGCTGGCGACGAGGTCTGGCCCCTGCCCCCGGGCCCGCTCCAGAAGGATGCGCGCTTCGCGGCGGGCGTGGAGCTCTTGCGCCTGGGACAGCCGGGCGTGGTGGAGGAGCTGCTCGCGGTGGACACGCGCGGCCTCGCGGAGGCGCCCGCGCGGCTGCTGTACCAGACCATGCGCCGCACCGGCCGGGGCCGGGCCACGCGGCAGGTGGCTCGCGTGACGCTGCGCCAGGAGGCCGCGGGCCCCTTGAGCGCCGCGTCCCGTCCGGTGTGGGAGGCGACGTGGCCGCTCGCGTTCCGGCCGCTCATCCAGAGCTACTCGAAGGCCGCGCGCGTGGACCCGGACCTCTTGCAGGGCCTCATCCGCGAGGAGAGCCGGTTCAACCCGCGTGCCCGCTCGTCCACCGGCGCGCTGGGGCTCGCGCAGCTCATGCCCACGACGGCGCAGGCGGTGGCGGACTCGCTCAAGCTGGCGTCGTTCGAGATGTCGTCGCTGCTCCAGCCCGCGCCGAACATCCGGCTGGGGGCGGCGTACCTGGGCTCGCTGCTCAAGCACTTCAACGGCAACCCCGCCTACGCGGTGGCCGCCTACAACGCGGGCCCCAACGCGGTGGAGCGCTGGCGCAAGGCCCTGCCCGACGCGGAGCTGGACGAGTGGGTGGAGCACATCGCCTTCGACGAGACCCGCGACTACGTGAAGCGCGTGCTCAGCAGCTACAGCGCCTACAAGCTGCTCTACGCCAACGAAGTGCCCGCCTCCTTCGCGCCGGCCCGCAAGGCCCCGCTGGAGGCCGTGCGCCCGCCCGCGATGAGCCCCGCCACGGGCGTGGGCGGCAGCGGCCGGAACGTGGCGACGCCCACGTCCTCCGTCTCCGGAAGACGCTAGCGGCTCACGCCGGACGGGAAGCGCATCCCCGTCCGGCGCGGTCGGTCCTGACTACTTCACGCCCGTGGGCTGGGTGATGGACTCGGAGCGGATGGTGTACTGGCCGGCGATGGCGTTCGTGTCGATGCCCGTGAAGTGACGGTACGGGTACGCGCCATCCGCGATGGTCTCGATGAACTCCACCGAGTCACCGGTGATGGCCTTGCCGTCGATGTTCACGGTGAAGGTGTTCTTCTCCGAATCCAGGCGCCACACGCACGCGCCCACGTTCGTCTCCGCGGAGCCGGTGGACAGCCCGTCGATGTCGAAGTCGTTCAGGAAGTGGTGGTTCATCTCCGCCCAGCGGAGGAAGTCCCGCCAGTTGGTGAAGGTGATCATCAGCCCGGCCGGCTGGGGGCTGGAGCCCTGGAGCACGCCGCCCCGGTAGATGTTCATCCGGTACGCGGAGCCGCCCGGCGAGCCCGTGAAGGTGGGCAGCATGTTGACCGTGTTCGCCTCGCGGCCCGGCGTCACCTTCAGCGTGCTGACGACCTGGTCGCCATCACGCGCGGCCAGCTGGTAGCCGCCCTGCGCCCCCAGGCTCACCGCCACGCGCTGCTCCCACTTCACGGCCTGCGTGAAGCTGCTGGAGATGCCGTCCTTCTGGGTCGTGAGGTTGGACACCGCCAGCCCGTCCGCGACGGAGTCCAGCCTCGCGCGGCCCAGCGCGCAGCTGGTGATGCCGTCGAACTTCTTCACGCACTGGGACGCCGCGGCCTCCTGCGCGCCGAGCGAGCCGGAGGCCTGGCCGTCGTCGGCACCGCCCGCGCAACCCGTGATGCTCAGCAGCATGGAAGCCAGCAGGGAACCCGTGATCTTCAGATGCATTCACGACCTCATGGAGTGGGGTGGACTGCCCGCGGCCCTACTGCACCGTCCACGCCAACACCTGGAGTCCGTCTGTTTCACTCGTGACATTCATTGATTGAGAAAACGGAGTAGCGCCGAAAGTCACATGAAACATGCGATTTGTAGCAAGTCCGGTCTCACACGGAGCGTCAGGACGTCACACGCGCGGGCACGGTCCTGAAACGGGGATTCACGGGATGCTCCGGACGCGGGCGGAACTTTGCCGTGACGCACAACTCCGCGGGGGGTTCGACGGATAATCTGGGGAGCGCGGTTCCTCCCCCCGGACACCCCACCATGGCCTCGAAGATCAACGACAGCTCGCGTCCCCTCACCTCCGTCTCGCGGCTGTCCTCGCAGGACGCCCGGACGACGGAGACGAAGTCCCGGAACCGCCCCCTCGCCTTCAAGGACGGCTTCGAGTCCGCGAGCGGCACGAAGCCCGCGCCCGGCCAGCTGCCGCGGCTGCCCGCGCCGCCGCCGATCCTGGGGCTGCCCGCGCCCACCACCCCGACTCCGGCACCGGCGCCGACGCCCGTGCCGCCGGAGGCGCCCACCGAGCCGCCCGCGCTGGCCGACTCGGATCCGATGACGCACATCGAGTACCTGGCCTCGGACGCGCTGCAGGGACGTGACAGCCCCTCCGCGGGCCTGGACGCCGCCTCCGTCTACGTGCAGGCCCACGCGGAGAAGTACGGGCTCGTGGGCCCCAACATCAACAACCCGGAGAACCCCTTCCAGCAGAAGTTCAAGGTCTACTCGTGGCTGGGCGCGGACAAGGCGGGCGAGGCGGCGGGCGCGGCCCACGCGGGGCATGCCGGGCACAAGCAGTTCGGCCACACGATGTTCCAGGAGGGCTTCTACCTGGACGAGAAGATGCCCAAGGACACGCTGAAGAAGCTCAATCAGCAGTACGAGCAGACGATGAAGGCGGCGGGCCAGTCGGTGGTGCCGGCGCGCGCGGGCAAGCAGCGCAGCGTGGAGGAGCTCCAGCAGGTGGCCACGGCCACGGGCCAGGCGGTGAACACCATGGCCATGCTGCCCGGCACCGGGCCGCACAAGGACGAGGTCATCGTGGTGATGGCCCACCTGGACCACGTGGGCGTGGACCGCAAGGGCAACGCGTACAACGGCGCGGACGACAACGCGTCCGGCAGCGCGGTGCTGATGGCGGCGGTGCCGGAGCTGGCGGAGGCCGCGAAGAACGGCAAGCTGGACCGCTCCGTGCTCTTCATCTGGACGGGCGCGGAGGAGAAGGGCCTGGTGGGCTCGCAGTACTTCGTGGACCACCCCATCCCCGGCCTGGAGCTGAAGGACATCGCCGGCGTCATCAACACGGACATGGTGGGCCGCTGGGATGATCAGCGCCTGTCCGTGGTGGACACCAACACCAAGGGCCAGCCCAACTACTTCCGCGACGTGGTGGACCAGGCGAACCAGCAGCTGGCGGATCCGTTCGACCGCATCAACCGCGACATCAACGTCTACCGCGACCGGCAGGACGGCGCGTCCTTCGGACGCAAGGGAGAGGACGTGCTCTTCCTCTTCGAGGGCCTGTCCAACCCCGAGGGCGGCGGCGACCTCATCCCCGAGTACCACCGGCAGGATGACGACATCGAGAAGATCATCGAGGACAACGGCGGCAACAAGCCCCGCCGCGTGAAGGACCTGCTCCTCAACGTCATCAACATCGCGGCGAACCGCACGACGGAGACGCCGGAGCCGAAGAAGTAGCGCCGCGCCTCTCTTCCGCCGGAAGGAGCGCTTCCGGCGGAAGAGGCCCCGCTTCAGGCCGCCAGCTTCTCGCTGCTCGGGGCCACGGTCGCGCCGGAGAGCGCGGCGACCTCGTGGTCGCTCAGCACGAGCTTCTCTTCAGAGCCGCGCCAGACGAACGGGATGCCCGGCTGACGGTACAGGTTCGCGGGGATCTCCTGCGCCAGTTGCGCGTGCAGCTCCGGCAACTTGGACCAGTGCAGGCCGTGCCGCGTGTGATGCGCGGTGTGGTAGCCCAGGTTGCCCGTCATCAGGTTGTAGCCCTTGTGGAGGATGTTGTACGAGGCCTCCGAGTGGTTGGCCGTCTCCAGGCCCACGTGGTGGAAGTACGTGGCCCAGGTCGTCACGTAGAGCGACGCCATCATGGGCAGCAGGAACACGAAGAGCGCGTTGTAGGGGTTCACCCAGAACAGGCCCGCCAGCAGCACCACCTGGAGCGCGGCCATCCACACGAACGTGCGCAGCGCCTTGGGGTGGTGCTTCCTGCCCACCTGGAACGCGCGCGGGTACGCGGTCAGCGCCGTGCCCAGCGAGTACTCCACCTCGCCCATCGTGGAGCCGTCATCCCGCTTCCAGCGCGACTCGTCCTGCGACTGGTCCAGGTAGTTCTTGTGGTGGCCCAGCACGTGGTGGAGGAACCACGCCTGCGACGTCACGCCCGTCTGGAAGCCGAAGACGATCTCCAGGAGGCGGTTGGGCAGCGCGTGCTTGAAGAAGGACAGGTGCTGGTGGTGGTGGTTCCACGAGCAGATCCACCCCTTGGGGATGATGCCCAGCCCGAACCACAGCACCGGCACCCACCAGCTGCGCGCCGTGAGGAACACCGTCATGTCGAGCGCGAAGACGCCAAGGAACATCAGGACCGGGATGCGATCTTCAGGGTGCCGGAACAGGGTCATGCGCCTTCCGTACAAGGGGGCCAGGAGAAAAATGCCTCTTTTCCAACTGTAGGCTGTCAGCCCCCACGCCGAACAGCCCACCCTCGCCTGCCTGCACGTTCCACACTGACGGTAAACAACGTAGTCACGTTGAACTTGTCTTTCTATATTTCCAAGAATCGCAGTCCTGCTTTGTGATAAACGCCGACCCAGCCCTTTTGGACCACCCTGGAGGCGGCAATGCGGAACCAGACCATCGAGGCGGCACTGGCGAAGAACCCCCACCGAGAGCAGCTGATCAAGCACCGGTTCTTCGAAGTGGTGGATGAGAAGGCCTTCAGCCGCGACCAGGCGGAGCTCGTCCTGGGTCAGTGGTGGCACCCCCTGCACTACTTCCCCACGTTCCTGGGCAAGCTCATCGCCGTCTGTCCGCAGATGGAGATGAAGACCGCCGTGACGCACATCCTCAACCAGGAGGTGGGCGAGGGAGACCCGGCGAGGGCGCACGAGCGCTTCTTCATCCAGACGATGACGGACGCGGGCTTCACCCGGGCGGGCGTGTCCGAGGCGGACATGACGCCCGCGACGCGCCGGCTCATCGACGGTTACCAGCGCTCCACGGACAGCCACCTCACCGGCCTGGGCTTCCTCTACGGCACGGAGGTGGCGGACCTCACCATGGTTGCCAAGCTGGGCAAGCTGGTGCGCCGCACCACGGGCCTCAAGGCCCTGCCCTGGGTGGACATCCACGTGAAGCAGGAGCCGGACCACGTGGAGACCGCCGGGCACACGGTGGGCCTCCAGTACACGGACGAGGAGCTGGCCACCATCACCCGCGGCGCGGAGGAGATGTGGCAGTTGTGGGTGGGATTCTTCGAGGAGCTGCGCAACCGCGTCGTCTGAGCGGCCGCTCGCGTCAAGCGCAACCCCCCGGAATCCGTACGTTTTCGTACGGAACACTGGCGAATCTCTCCAGGTAGGGTAGTCACTCCCGCGTCACGGGAGTGTCACCCCCTAGAGGCGCCACCCCCTCCCGCGGCGGATAGCTCCTGTCCCTCCAGGCGCCGAGGGAGATCCCCATGCTCGAAAAGCTGATGCCGAAGTCGGACGAGTTCTTCGACGACTTCGACGCGCAATGCGCCAGAACTGTCGAGGGAGCGAAGCTCCTACACGAGCTCCTGAGTGATTTCCGGGACGTGCCCACGCGCGTCCAGGCCCTCAAGGACGTGGAGCACAAGGGCGACGAGGTCACCCACACGGCCTTCAACCGGCTCCACCAGCAGTTCATCACCCCGTTCGACCGGGGGCAGATCCACACGCTGCTGTCGCGCATCGACGACGTGTTGGACCTGACCAACGCGGCGGCGGCGAGGTTGCTCTACTACGAGATTGAGTCCACCCGGGCGGACGCCACGGAGCTGGCGCGGCTGCTGGTGCTCTCCACGCAGAAGGTGCAGGAGGTCGTCGCGGCGCTGCGGCTGATCAAGAAGCCGGAGCAGATCCTCGCGGGCTGCATGGAGATCAAGCGCCTGGAGACCCAGGCGGACGAGGTCCTGCGCGCGGGCATGGGCCGGCTGTTCAAGAGCGGCGTGGACACCCTGACCATCATCAAGTGGAAGGAGATCTACGACCTCATCGAGACGGCCACGGACAAGTGCCAGGGCGTGGCCAACGTCATCGAAGGCGTCGTGCTGGAGCACTCCTGAGATGCTGCTCGCAGCGGTCGTCACCATTGTCGCCGTCGCGCTCATCTTCGATTTCATCAATGGCTTCCACGACGCGGCGAACTCCATCGCCACCGTGGTGTCCACGCGCGTGCTGTCGCCGAACCTGGCCGTGGCCTGGGCGGCGTTCTTCAACTTCATCGCGGCCTTCGCGGGCGGCGTGCACGTGGCCAACACCATGGGCAAGGGCATCATCAACTTCGAGATGCTCCGCGCCGCCGGCCCCACCGCGGTGCTGATGGTCATCTTCTCGTCGCTGATGGGCGCCATCGTCTGGAACCTGCTCACCTGGTGGTGGGGGCTGCCCTCGTCGTCGTCGCACGCGCTGGCGGGCGGGATGATTGGCGCCACCCTGCCCGTCCTGGGCTTCGAGGGCCTGGTGGGCAGCGGCATCGCGCGCATCGCGGCCTTCATCGTGCTGTCGCCGCTCATCGGCATGACGCTGGGCATCGGGATGATGCTGGCCAGCACCTGGGCGGTGCACCGTCAGACGCCGCTGCGCGTGGACACCTGGTTCCGCCGGCTGCAGCTGGTGTCGTCCGCCATCTTCTCCTTCAGCCACGGCACCAACGACGCGCAGAAGGTCATGGGCATCATCGCGGTGGTGCTCTTCGGCACCATCTGGCGCGACCGCCCGTTCCACATCGACTGGTGGATGATCATCTCCTGCCACGCCGCCATCGGCCTGGGCACCTTCTTCGGCGGCTGGCGCATCATCCGCACCATGGGCCACAGCCTCACGAAGCTGGCGCCCATTGGCGGCTTCAGCGCGGAGACGGGCGGCGGCGTCACCATCATCGCGCTGGCGGAGCTGGGCATCCCCGTCTCCACCACGCACACCATCACCGGCGCCATCGTCGGCGTGGGGTCCACGCGCGGCTGGCGGGCCGTGAAGTGGGGCACCGCCGGCCGCATCATCTGGGCCTGGGTGTTCACCATCCCCGCCGCCGCGCTGGTGTCCGTCATCGTGTACGGACTCACGCTGGCCATCGTCCGGATGGTGGGCTGAGAGAAGCCCGGGGCGCGGGGGAGAAGGTCCCCCGCGCCACCTGGTGCTTTCTTCCCTACTGCACGACGCGGACGTTGAGGGCCGTGGACGGCCCGCCCACGGCCGGCGGCACCCAGGGCACCACCTTCTTGTTCTGCCACTGGAACAGCTTCAGCGACGGGTCCTCCAGCGGCACGTCGAAGGTGTAGGAGATGCGCGTGGGGCCCTGCGCGTCCGCCTCTTCGATCTTCACGACCATGCCCTTCATGTCGAACGTGTCGCCCTGGTGCACCGGGTGGCGCGCGGCGCGGTGGATGCGCTCCTCCACGGAGTCCAGGAAGTGGCCGCCCTGGGTGAGCGACAGCTCCAGCGAGTTGGGGCCGGTGCGCGTCACCTTCTGCTCGTAGAGCGAATAGGACAGCACCCACCAGGCCTTGGGCAGCGGCTGGCCCGAGGACCACCAGCGCACGGAGCCGTAGATGCCGATGATGCCGTTGGGGGCGTTGAGCACCACCACGCGCTGGTTGGGGAGCTGCTGCTCGTCGAACGCCTCCTCGTAGCGCGCCTGCACGCGCCCCATGAGCGCGTCCGCCGCCGCGTACTGATCCATGGTCTGCCACCAGATGTACGGCGAGCCCACGACGTGGATGAGCGCCATCACCGCCGCGCCGGCCAGCACCGCGCCCGCGCGGAACGTCTTCGCCCGCCCCGTCCACGCGTGGCGCAGCACCACGGCCAGCCCCACCGCCATGCCCAGGCTGGGCACGATGAGCGTGCGCGAGCCGGCGAAGGCGGAGTTGGACAGCCACGTGGACACGAACGCGCCCGTCAGCATCCAGCCCACCGTGCGCCGCTCCGCGGCCTCCAGCCGGGGCCACACGCCCCACACGAGCAGCGCGAACAGCGTCAGGCCCACCGCGCCCATGACGGTGAAGAGCGGCACCAGGGACTGGTCGAAGATGAAGTCCGGGGGCGCGTTCAGCGTCAGGCCCGCGATGGCGGCCGGGACGCGGCCGAGCATCGCCTGGAACCACGCCACCGGCGTGCCCAGGGCATCCAGGTACATGTCCGAGCCGCCCGCGCCATAGCCCATGGCCCGGTACGCCGCGAAGTAGAGGGCCATCAGCACGCCGAAGGGGATGAGCCCCTTGAGCTTGTCCTTCGCCTGCCCCGGGCCGGAGAAGGCCTCGTAGGCCAGCACGTACGGGCTGAGGATGACCATGGTCTCACCGCACAGCAGCGCCAGCGCGAAGGACACCAGCGCGCCCACCAGCGCGTTCTTCTTCCCCTGCTCCCGCCACTGGATGTGGAGGTAGAGCCCGAGGACGCCGAACAGCAGCGACATCACCACGCTGCGGTACGACAGCCAGCCCAGCACCGCCGCGTGCGAGCCCCAGATGGCGAAGAGGAACATCGCCACGCCCGCCAGCGCCGTGGGCAGCACGCGCTTGAACAGCACGCCCGCCAGCACCACCAGGCCCAGGTACCAGAGCACCGAGTGGATCTGATACGCGACCGCGACGCGGTTGTAGAGCAGGTGATCCAGTCCGTAGAGCAGGCTGCCCAGGGGCCGGAAGAACGAGACGCGCACCGTGGGCTCCACCCACCACGGGAAGACGCCCACCTCCGCCAGCCGCAGCGTGTGCTCCGGGATGCCCGTGGCCGTGCGGTACACGTCCAGGTGCGTGTTGCCCAGCGGCGCGGGCGGCGGAATGTTGTCCCAGACGCCCAGCCAGATGAAGTCATCCGGCATGAATCCCGAGCGCAACGCCAGCGCGCCCAGTGCCACCGCGAACACGATGGAAATCCAGAAGTAACGCTTAAACGGCCAACCCGGGGCGGCTGGCGAAGGTGAAGTATCCATGTTTCAAAGATCTATCAGCACGCCCCCCACACGAGATAGGTCCTCCTGGGTCGTCCGCTGCCACCGGAAACACGCGGAGAGTGCGGCGCGTGTGATGGAGATCCTTTGCCAGCGCCCGGACTCCGGGTGATCCTCCACCGACGAAGGGGGACGCGGTCCGGCAGGTGAAAACACGAACGCGTGCGCCCGTTGCATCCGCGCGCGCCGCCAGGCCCGCTCGCATGCGCATCGCCATCATCGCCACGTACACCCATCCGACCCGGCTGCGAATCAAGGAACCCTCCATCATGCAGTCCTCGGTGCCGGAGCTCATCGCGGGCCTGTGCCCGGAGCACGCCGAGGTGGAGATCTTCAACGAGAAGGAGGCGGACCTGCCGTTGGACCGGCACTGGGACCTCGTCTTCTTCTCGTACCTGCACTCGTACTACGAGCACACCAAGGTCCTCTCCACCCTCTTCCGTCAGCGCGGCATGACGACGGTGGCCGGGGGCCGGCACGCGAGCCACTTCCCTGACGACGCGGCGAAGTACTTCGACGCGGTCATCACCGGGGAGCCGGAGTCCAACGTGCCCGCGCTCATCGCGGACTTCGAGAAGGGCTGCCTCAAGCCCCGCTACAGCCTGCCGTCGCAGGGCGCCGCGGCCATCCGGCCGTACCGCTACGAGCTCATCGACTTCACGCACAACAAGGTGCGCCTGCCGGGCATCGAGGCGTCGCGTGGCTGCCCCTTCACGTGCAACTTCTGCGTGCTCACCGGCCACGAGCGCTACCGCTTCCGGCCCATCCCGGAGGTCATCGACGAAATCCAGACGCGCATGCGCTGGAACCCGAACTTCCTGGGGCTGATGGGGGACGCCTTCGTCTTCCTGGACAACAACCTGGGCGGCTCGCCCAAGTACCTGCGCGCGCTGTGCGAAGCGCTCATCCCCTTGAAGAAGACGTGGGGCTGCGCGCTCACCTTCAACGTGCTCAAGGACGAGTCGCTGGTGAAGCTGATGGCGAAGGCGGGCTGCCGCTACGTCTACACCGGCCTGGAGTCGCTCAACCCGGACTCGCTCAAGGCGATGAACAAGGGCCAGAACAAGCTGTCGGAGGTGGACGCCGTCATCCGCCGCGTCTTCTCCGCCGGCATCCTGCTGTCCTTCGGGCTCATCGTCGGCTCGGACGGCGACACGAATGAGTACCTGCACCGGCTGCCGGACTACCTGGCGGACCTGAAGTACTTCTCCGTCACGTTCCTGGGCATCGTGTGCCCGTATCCGGAGACGCCCTTCTTCCGCGAGCTGAAGGCGGAAGACCGGCTCCTGCCCGGCACCACCAGCCGCGACTACGACGGCTACACGCTGTGCCACCGGCCCAAGCAGATGCACGCATCGGAAGTGGTGGAGCACTTCCAGCGGCTGTGCCGCACGCTGGGCAGCCTGCCCAACATCGCGCGGCACTACGCGTCCAAGCTGATGATGAGTGACCTGCCCCGCTACAGGCAGACCATCCTCTTCTCCGGGCCCGAAATCGTCAGCATCCGCAACCCGGTGAAGAACCCGGAGCGCCGCTACATCGCGGGGCTGGATGCCATTGAAGCGTGGGACGCGGAGCGGATGCCCGGCCTGGGCCTCACGCCGCAGGTCCTGACCTGAGGCGGGACGGCAGGCGCACGTCCCACGCCAGCCCCAAGACCTGGAGCGCCCGGATGAAGAGCCAGCCCGGGTCCCACTGCCACCACACCCAGCCGTGCCGCGCGGACGCGGGGA
The sequence above is drawn from the Corallococcus sp. NCRR genome and encodes:
- a CDS encoding TenA family transcriptional regulator, which codes for MRNQTIEAALAKNPHREQLIKHRFFEVVDEKAFSRDQAELVLGQWWHPLHYFPTFLGKLIAVCPQMEMKTAVTHILNQEVGEGDPARAHERFFIQTMTDAGFTRAGVSEADMTPATRRLIDGYQRSTDSHLTGLGFLYGTEVADLTMVAKLGKLVRRTTGLKALPWVDIHVKQEPDHVETAGHTVGLQYTDEELATITRGAEEMWQLWVGFFEELRNRVV
- a CDS encoding inorganic phosphate transporter, with the protein product MLLAAVVTIVAVALIFDFINGFHDAANSIATVVSTRVLSPNLAVAWAAFFNFIAAFAGGVHVANTMGKGIINFEMLRAAGPTAVLMVIFSSLMGAIVWNLLTWWWGLPSSSSHALAGGMIGATLPVLGFEGLVGSGIARIAAFIVLSPLIGMTLGIGMMLASTWAVHRQTPLRVDTWFRRLQLVSSAIFSFSHGTNDAQKVMGIIAVVLFGTIWRDRPFHIDWWMIISCHAAIGLGTFFGGWRIIRTMGHSLTKLAPIGGFSAETGGGVTIIALAELGIPVSTTHTITGAIVGVGSTRGWRAVKWGTAGRIIWAWVFTIPAAALVSVIVYGLTLAIVRMVG
- a CDS encoding fatty acid desaturase family protein — protein: MTLFRHPEDRIPVLMFLGVFALDMTVFLTARSWWVPVLWFGLGIIPKGWICSWNHHHQHLSFFKHALPNRLLEIVFGFQTGVTSQAWFLHHVLGHHKNYLDQSQDESRWKRDDGSTMGEVEYSLGTALTAYPRAFQVGRKHHPKALRTFVWMAALQVVLLAGLFWVNPYNALFVFLLPMMASLYVTTWATYFHHVGLETANHSEASYNILHKGYNLMTGNLGYHTAHHTRHGLHWSKLPELHAQLAQEIPANLYRQPGIPFVWRGSEEKLVLSDHEVAALSGATVAPSSEKLAA
- a CDS encoding DUF47 domain-containing protein; protein product: MLEKLMPKSDEFFDDFDAQCARTVEGAKLLHELLSDFRDVPTRVQALKDVEHKGDEVTHTAFNRLHQQFITPFDRGQIHTLLSRIDDVLDLTNAAAARLLYYEIESTRADATELARLLVLSTQKVQEVVAALRLIKKPEQILAGCMEIKRLETQADEVLRAGMGRLFKSGVDTLTIIKWKEIYDLIETATDKCQGVANVIEGVVLEHS
- a CDS encoding M28 family metallopeptidase is translated as MASKINDSSRPLTSVSRLSSQDARTTETKSRNRPLAFKDGFESASGTKPAPGQLPRLPAPPPILGLPAPTTPTPAPAPTPVPPEAPTEPPALADSDPMTHIEYLASDALQGRDSPSAGLDAASVYVQAHAEKYGLVGPNINNPENPFQQKFKVYSWLGADKAGEAAGAAHAGHAGHKQFGHTMFQEGFYLDEKMPKDTLKKLNQQYEQTMKAAGQSVVPARAGKQRSVEELQQVATATGQAVNTMAMLPGTGPHKDEVIVVMAHLDHVGVDRKGNAYNGADDNASGSAVLMAAVPELAEAAKNGKLDRSVLFIWTGAEEKGLVGSQYFVDHPIPGLELKDIAGVINTDMVGRWDDQRLSVVDTNTKGQPNYFRDVVDQANQQLADPFDRINRDINVYRDRQDGASFGRKGEDVLFLFEGLSNPEGGGDLIPEYHRQDDDIEKIIEDNGGNKPRRVKDLLLNVINIAANRTTETPEPKK
- a CDS encoding B12-binding domain-containing radical SAM protein — its product is MRIAIIATYTHPTRLRIKEPSIMQSSVPELIAGLCPEHAEVEIFNEKEADLPLDRHWDLVFFSYLHSYYEHTKVLSTLFRQRGMTTVAGGRHASHFPDDAAKYFDAVITGEPESNVPALIADFEKGCLKPRYSLPSQGAAAIRPYRYELIDFTHNKVRLPGIEASRGCPFTCNFCVLTGHERYRFRPIPEVIDEIQTRMRWNPNFLGLMGDAFVFLDNNLGGSPKYLRALCEALIPLKKTWGCALTFNVLKDESLVKLMAKAGCRYVYTGLESLNPDSLKAMNKGQNKLSEVDAVIRRVFSAGILLSFGLIVGSDGDTNEYLHRLPDYLADLKYFSVTFLGIVCPYPETPFFRELKAEDRLLPGTTSRDYDGYTLCHRPKQMHASEVVEHFQRLCRTLGSLPNIARHYASKLMMSDLPRYRQTILFSGPEIVSIRNPVKNPERRYIAGLDAIEAWDAERMPGLGLTPQVLT